One Pyrococcus furiosus DSM 3638 genomic window, TATATATCAAGGGTTCTTAAAGAGGTAACCTCGAGGCTTTCAAACCTAAGCGAGGATGAATATTTAGAGACAGTTCTAGCACTTCTTAAAGAAGCATTAAAAGAGCTTGACGTCAAGGAAATTCGCGTGCATTCAAATGAAAAGACTCTAGCTTTGATATCGTCAAGGATAGAAGAGATAAGAAGGGAACTCGGAGATGTTAGCATCGAAATCGGAAGTCCAATTCAAACAATTGGAGGGGTTATTGTAGAGACAAAAGACGGAAATATGAGAGTCGATAACACTTTTGAAGCAAGAATGGCTAGACTTGAAAGTGAATTGAGATCTAAAATTGCTGAAATACTCTTTGGGTGATCTAAAATGGAGATTTCAACAATAACAATGATTCTAGATACAACATTGGTTGCTGTATTTGCATGGGTAGCCTACAAAACAGGAAGCTTGATATGGAAGTATACCCCATACTCTTACCCAAATGCAAGAATTAGAGCTATGGAAGCAAGATTACTCTCAGATCAAAGACTTCTTGAGTTAGCGGAAAGTAAGGAGTTAGAAAATTTTGTTGTCAATCTTGAAGACTCGGATTATGGAAAAAGATTAAGTGAATTAAAATCATACTCTGTTGAAGAAATTGAAAAAGCTCTCGATTTAAGCTTTGTAGATACTATTCTTCTGTTTCAAAAAATAATGCCAAAGAGAGTTAGAGGGTTCTTTGAAGTTATGCTCGAAGAGTGGGATGTTAGGAATATTGTAAATGTAGTTAAGGCTAAAATAACTGGTCTACCAGCTCAAGATTTTGTTATTCCCGTTGGAAAAATTCTAAATAAAGTAAAGGCGATGGTAGAAGCAAAGACCATGGAGGAAATATTGGTTATCCTAGAGGGCACAGAGTATGAAGAACCTGTAAGAAAACTT contains:
- a CDS encoding V-type ATP synthase subunit C, encoding MEISTITMILDTTLVAVFAWVAYKTGSLIWKYTPYSYPNARIRAMEARLLSDQRLLELAESKELENFVVNLEDSDYGKRLSELKSYSVEEIEKALDLSFVDTILLFQKIMPKRVRGFFEVMLEEWDVRNIVNVVKAKITGLPAQDFVIPVGKILNKVKAMVEAKTMEEILVILEGTEYEEPVRKLILKEINLPEFEHLMYSLHYQKLLNYVNSRKGEEKVILSEFVSSLIDSKNISLILRAKASGINAEKLKIMLIPGGSISRNVLEAMISAEDPLMALTELEKTKYAEVVKNSREAVEKGDISTVEKQLRRYIQQRMKEQSQFYPLSVAVALSYMLQKENEIRKLKAIVRLIADRVRPERIKEIVGEVT
- a CDS encoding V-type ATP synthase subunit E, translated to MNGAQVIIQEINREAEQKIKYILDEARKEAEKIKEEARKRGESRAEWILRKAKTQAELEKQRIIATARLEVRRKKLSLQEEYISRVLKEVTSRLSNLSEDEYLETVLALLKEALKELDVKEIRVHSNEKTLALISSRIEEIRRELGDVSIEIGSPIQTIGGVIVETKDGNMRVDNTFEARMARLESELRSKIAEILFG